The stretch of DNA TGTGCTGCCAAAAACCGGAGCCGACGTGTTTTGGCAAACCGTACACGAACATTATGCCGGCGAAGATCAGCGCAAGTGGAAGTACTTAGCCATGCTGGCATTGCGGGAAAACGCCGGATGGCCGCTGGACAAAATCGGCATGGTCTTCGGACACCCCAAAGGCCACGTCACCCGCTGCCTAGCCCGCATCAAACAGGACCTCAGGCAAGGATTCCGCGAAGAGAGCGAAGAGAAATGGCCGTTGGATAATCCGCGATAATCAGTAGGCAGGAAATTAGTGGCCGGTGGTCAGTGGCCGGTGGCCAGATAGGGGAGGGGAGCTGTTGATTGTGCATTTGCCCAACGGCCCACAACGACCAACCCTCACGCCTGTCCCCTCAAGCCTCACCCCTACGTCCCTACAGCCTAACTCCAACTAAGGAGAACCAACATGGAACTACGAAACGTCCCCATCGCGCAGCTACACGGTGCCGAATACAATCCGCGCGTGCAATTGCAACCAGGCATGCCGGGGTATGACCGGTTGAAGCGGTCGATTGATGAGTTTGGATTGGTGCAACCGATTGTCTGGAATGAACAAACCGGGAACGTCGTCGGCGGACATCAACGGTTGTCGGTCCTAAAAAATGAAGGGCACGAAACCGTGGACGTGATGGTGATAGCCCTCGACGAGTCACGCGAAAAAGCACTCAACGTCGCCCTGAACAATTCACAAATCGGTGGCGATTGGGATGCGGAGAAGTTATTAAGCCTCGTACAAGAACTGCACGAACTCCCCGACTTCGACGAAACCCTCACCGGATTTGACGTCGACGACGTGCGGGACCTTCTACTGCTCCCCGACCCCGATTGGAAACCCGAACCAGAACCCAACGATGCGCCCGACCTCGTCCGCGTCACCTTAGAAATCGCCACAGAGTCCTGGACCGAAATACAACCCGCTATCGATCGTTTAGTCCAACAATGGGGTTTGCGCGCGCATGTGAAAACGTGATGAAAGCCACCGAGAAACGTTGATCCCCCCCCTAAAAGGGTAGCCGCGATTGCGAACAGCAATCGGGGCGGGCGCAGCCCGCAAGAAGCCGCAGTGACCGCGAACCTCGACCGGGAAACCTTTGTTAAAATGTAAGCGCTAAATTGCGGCTTTGCATGCCTTCGGCACAACGATTTGGTATAGAACTGGGGGTGGTTACCTGACGCAAACCCAAACCAACCATCCATGAGAAGTGGCAATCCGGGACTCGTACCCCTAACTTTTGGATAACGATGAACTGCGCGTTGGCTTCCAGGTCTGGACCTTCAATGAGACTGCTTGGGAAGACTGGGAAAGGAAAGACAAGAAAATCAATGGGCTAGTACATCTGGGATTTTAGGAGTGATGATGAAAAACTATGAGTTGTTGGGTTATGAAGTGAATGAAGTGACCAGGAATTATTCAAAGTATCTACGGGAAAGACGGGGCGAACTTCACGGATGTCCTCGCGCAACGTTTCGTCGGAGCCACATCGAAATATTGCTCGATTATCCATGCCTGCAACAGTTGGGTTACGAGGAGATAGGAGATGTCTCGGCGGAGTTGGAGGAAGGACTGGCGTTGGTTGTCGATTACTTCCATGGAGATTGGTGGCGGGCTGAGAATATCCGCCGGATTGAACGTGAGTCTCCCGAACTGCTGCATATCAAGCCATGGATGAACGTCGACGCGATTATCCTGGACAATTCCCAGGACATGGATCGGTCGAATCCGGATTGCAAGTTTGAATGGCATGACGAGTTGCGGAGCGGGATCATCTTCGGCGGGTTGCTCGAAAAGTGGGACGAGGTCGCGCACATTTGTGCGGCGCTGGATGCCGACGTGTCCCCTGAGTACTCTGCCGGAACAATTATCGATGAGTATTTCCAATACTACCTCTGCGTCGCCGGCAAACTGAGCGGGCAATGGGACGCGGGGTTTGAGAAGCTGCTGGAGAGCGCGAAGAAATGCCGCCAAAAGCGGCTTCGCGATCTGTTAGCTGCCTGGGAAGCAGCGGTGGCGGGAAATCAAGCGGCGTTCGACAAAGCGTTTCCCGCGGCGATCAAGTCGTTCCTCAAACGCGAAGACGACCCGTCGGAATATTTTGGCGTCGCGATGGATGAAACGGTGATCGGGCTGATCACCAAACGCGCCGGGCTGTCGTTCCCCGACATGTCGGACAAACTAAACGCGGCAGTGATGACTCGCAAATCGCTGGGACTGGACTCGACACCGTAGGTCTTATGAAATTCTAAAGATAGCCAATGAAGAATTACGAACTGCTGGGCATCGATGCCAACAACCCTGAGGAATTCGCAGACCGCTTAAGGGAGCTTGATGCGGAACGCCGCGACGCCGAAGAGTGTCCTCGCTGGACCTATCGGAGAAGCTATATTCTGACACTATTGGAATATCCTTGCTGGGAACAGATGGGCTACATAGAGATTTCAGATTTGCCGCAGCGATTGGAAGATGGCTGCAAGGCGGTGATCGATTACTTCCATGGAGATTGGTGGCGGGAAGAGAATATCCGTCGCATTGAACGTGAAACACCTGAACTGCTGCGTATCAAGCCGTGGAGCACAGTAGAAAACATTATCGAAAACAATGCACAACGCATGGATCGATCCAATCCTGATTGCATGTTTCAGTGGTATGAGCCTCTGCGGAGCGGGATCATTTTCGGCGGCTTGCTCGAAAAGTGGGACGATGTCGCGCACATTTGCTCGGCTCTGGATGCCGACGTCGCCCCCGAGTACTCCGCCGGAACGATTATTGACGAATATTTCCATTACTACCTTTGCGTCGCCGGCAAACTGAGCGGGCAGTGGGACGCGGGGTTTGAGAAGCTGCTGGAGAGCGCGAAGAAATGCCGTCAAAAGCGGCTTCGCGATCTGCTGGCCGCCTGGGACGCAGCGGTTGCGAGTGATCAAGCGGCGTTCGACAAGGCGTTCCCCGCCGCGATCAAGTCGTTCATCAAGCGCAAAGACGATCCGTCCGAGCACATGGGCGCAGCCTTGGACGAAACGGTGATCTGGCTCATCGCCAAGCGCGCTGGGCTGTCATT from Symmachiella dynata encodes:
- a CDS encoding ParB N-terminal domain-containing protein, which gives rise to MELRNVPIAQLHGAEYNPRVQLQPGMPGYDRLKRSIDEFGLVQPIVWNEQTGNVVGGHQRLSVLKNEGHETVDVMVIALDESREKALNVALNNSQIGGDWDAEKLLSLVQELHELPDFDETLTGFDVDDVRDLLLLPDPDWKPEPEPNDAPDLVRVTLEIATESWTEIQPAIDRLVQQWGLRAHVKT